A stretch of Aspergillus nidulans FGSC A4 chromosome VI DNA encodes these proteins:
- a CDS encoding uncharacterized protein (transcript_id=CADANIAT00009772), whose amino-acid sequence MEISEKESNHPSPTPDTSHNDTQLGTKEDIASSDGAHLQRHLNYRQVQIMAMGGSIGTALFVNIGGGLAKGGPLSLLLGFTIYSLILSCVNNCIAEMTVLHPAPGGFIRMAGIWVDDAFGFMAGWNFFLYEALTIPFEITALSMTLSFWRDDIPAGAVAAVCIVSYSCLSVFAVKVYGEAEFWGSGGKMLLISILFAFTFVAMVGGNPQHDAFGFRHWRDPGPMAEYLSAGNLGRFEGFLGSLWMASFTTVGPEYVTLIAAETKHPRTYVKKAFQTVFWRFLLFFIMAAVSVGILVPYDDPALIANFVTNTADGSKSGSSPFIIAMGNLQISGLPHVMNALLVTTIFSAGNTYMYCASRSPYALSLEGRAPRILSKCTGQGVPIYCVLVTICFPLLSLLQLGDASSQVLTWLTNILTAGGLINYFTMAVTYVFFYRACKAQGVDRTAFPYYGRFQPYAAWAGVVGEGLIILFFGYGSFCPWDVSSFFTNYTMVIFAFMTFSYWKVVKRTKMVKPLEADLVWERPIVDSYERSTLEKPRGFWREMGEWVRGVRNKADGHGQEY is encoded by the exons ATGGAGATATCTGAAAAAGAATCAAACCATCCTAGTCCTACCCCTGACACCTCGCACAATGACACCCAGCTCGGCACGAAAGAGGATATCGCCAGCTCTGATGGTGCACATCTGCAGCGCCACCTCAACTACCGGCAGGTGcagatcatggccatgggAGGATCCATCGGCACCGCCTTGTTCGTCAACATTGGCGGCGGTCTCGCAAAGGGCGGTCCCTTGTCCCTACTCCTAGGCTTCACCATATACTCCCTGATCCTCTCCTGCGTCAACAACTGCATCGCCGAGATGACCGTTCTCCATCCCGCGCCGGGCGGTTTTATTCGCATGGCCGGGATATGGGTCGACGACGCCTTTGGCTTCATGGCGGGCtggaacttcttcctctacGAAGCGCTAACGATACCGTTCGAGATCACCGCATTGTCCATGACGCTCTCGTTCTGGAGAGACGATATTCCCGCCGGAGCAGTGGCGGCTGTCTGCATTGTATCTTATTC TTGCTTAAGcgtcttcgccgtcaaagTCTACGGTGAAGCAGAGTTCTGGGGCTCCGGCGGCAAGATGCTGCTCATATCGATTCTGTTCGCATTCACATTTGTGGCCATGGTAGGCGGGAATCCGCAGCACGACGCCTTTGGATTCCGGCATTGGAGAGACCCCGGGCCTATGGCTGAGTACCTGAGCGCAGGCAATCTCGGCCGCTTTGAGGGGTTCCTGGGATCATTATGGATGGCCAGCTTCACGACTGTTGGGCCGGAGTACGTCACCCTGATCGCAGCGGAGACAAAGCACCCGCGCACATACGTGAAGAAAGCATTTCAGACCGTCTTCTGgcgtttcctgctcttcttcatcatggccgccgTCAGTGTGGGCATTCTCGTGCCATACGACGATCCTGCTCTGATCGCAAACTTTGTCACCAACACCGCCGATGGCAGCAAATCCGGCTCCTCCCCGTTCATAATCGCCATGGGGAATCTACAGATCTCGGGATTGCCGCATGTGATGAACGCGCTACTCGTCACGACCATCTTCTCTGCGGGAAATACGTACATGTACTGCGCCAGCCGCAGCCCCTACGCCTTGTCATTAGAAGGCCGCGCGCCCCGGATCCTCTCGAAATGCACCGGACAAGGCGTGCCCATCTATTGCGTCCTGGTGACGATCTGCTTCCCgctcctctccctcctgcAACTCGGCGACGCCTCGAGCCAGGTCCTTACCTGGCTCACGAACATCCTTACCGCTGGAGGCCTGATCAATTACTTTACCATGGCCGTCACGTACGTCTTCTTCTACCGCGCTTGCAAGGCACAGGGCGTCGATCGTACGGCCTTCCCTTACTACGGGCGCTTCCAACCATATGCGGCGTGGGCTGGGGTCGTCGGTGAAGGACTCATCATTCTATTTTTTGGGTACGGCAGTTTCTGCCCCTGGGATGTCTCGAGTTTCTTTACAAACTATACGATGGTGATCTTCGCTTTTATGACATTTAGCTACTGGAAGGTCGTCAAGCGGACCAAGATGGTGAAACCGCTTGAAGCGGATTTGGTCTGGGAGAGGCCGATTGTGGATTCTTACGAGAGATCCACGCTAGAAAAGCCACGGGGCTTCTGGAGGGAGATGGGGGAGTGGGTTAGGGGCGTCAGAAACAAAGCTGATGGACACGGGCAGGAATACTGA
- a CDS encoding uncharacterized protein (transcript_id=CADANIAT00009771) codes for MSPELTRGPFCGCRKDFASTRKNGKRKLSDDNPGSLMSARVS; via the exons ATGAGCCCAGAGCTCACGCGAGGGCCCTTCTGTGGTTGCAGAAAAG ATTTTGCTTCAACAAGAAAGAACGGGAAGCGTAAACTAAGTGATGATAACCCAGGATCGCTGATGAGTGCACGGGTCTCCTGA